From Neofelis nebulosa isolate mNeoNeb1 chromosome 14, mNeoNeb1.pri, whole genome shotgun sequence:
ggagcaCAGGAGAGACAGGGACTCTTCCCGCCTGCGTGGCTGAGTGCGGGGAGCGGGGCAGGCTGGCGACGGCCTGCGAGGGGCCGGGTGAGAGCGGGGGGCCCGCCCGTGGAGCGTGGGCTCAGCAGGCCGCCCGGAGCAGCGCCCACAGCAGGCTGACGGAGGCACTGAGCCACAGAGCCCCGTGGCTGCCCGCCAAGCCCGCGGCCGCGTTGCGGTTGCACTGGCTGCCTTGGCAGCAGGAGACAGAAAGGGTGCGGCCGTCCGAGGACATTGTGCTGTTGGGGCACACCGGGGAGCAGGACTTCATGACCAGGATGCCACCAGGGTTTGCTGTGGAGAGAGGGGCGAGGGCCGTGGGTGGAGGGCTCTGTGCGTCCCCCGCCCGGCCCGCCGCGGCCCGGGGCTGCCGGCACCGCAGGCCCCGTCCGCTTCCAGGGCTCCCGGGGGCTCCGTTGTAGTGGGAGGTGGttagagcaggggtggggtggccgGGTGACGGTAGCCAGCCCGGGCAGAGCAGAGGGACAGGCAGGCTGCAGCGGGACGAGGAGGGTGTCGGGGGCCGGTCCCCACCTGCTCAGGACCCACCTCTGTGCACAGTCCCCCCGCCCGCACGTGggcccatggggggggggggacaccagaCGCCCCAGGAGCAAATTCTCCGGTCACACGTGATGAGTGGTCACGACCGCGCTCAGCTATTACAGAACAGGGCAGTGTCCACGAACCCTGTCCTGAGTTATTGCCGAGGAGACGGGAAGGATGGGGGCAGGTGCTGCCGGGGACATTGACCCAGTGTGGCCGCCTCCTCCCTGGCTGAGCCCCGGCCCCTTCCCCTGAGACACGGGTATTAGGTGGGCCGTTGGGGGGCCGAATCGAAGGGCCCACCGGTGCACTGGGCGTGGCACTCCGCGGGAGCCACAGCAGCCCTGACATTTACCTTTGTCACAGGCAAGACCCCTTGGCCCTCGGCGCTTTGCTGTAAGGACAGCGGCGAGGtactcccccgcccctcccccagcggCGAGGtactcccccgcccctcccccaggatTGCCAGCAGGGGGGTCAGGAGACACCTCCACCTGCTGGTGATGCTGGGAGCACACGGGCGTGACCACCGACCGGCCTCTCGGTGGCCGCGGGTCCCGTCCCCCAGTTCCTGCTCCGGGATCCCTCCTGTTCCCCCTCACGCATCAGCACCTTCCCCACTCGGGGGGCCTCTGCTCACGGCTCCCTCTGAGGAGCACCGCCCCCATTGTCATCCAGGGCCATGACCGCTCGGGGAGCACCGCCTGGCAAGACACATGGGTGGACAGACAGACTCCGCAGATGGGCAGTGAGGAGCAAACAGGAGGTggggtaagggggggggggatgggggtcTAAAGGAAGCCCCCACACCGGGGAGGGAACGGGGGCCCTCAGGGTGTCTGGTCCTGTGTGGGTGTAAGAACTCATGCTTCAGCAGCAAAAGGCACCCATGGCGCGGGGGTCCCGGCATGGGGGGGACCACCGGGAccagctcctccccagccctcccacccacccctccttgTGCCACAGCCAGAGCCGCAGAGCACAGCGGGTGCTCAGGGGCCATCGGCCAGGTGACTGAAAGAGAACACGACCTGCCTGTGCCCCACACACCCAGGACTTGGCCAGAAGTGGGGGAGCGTCCCCTAGGCCCTGAGAAAGTGACCTGGTCCTTGGGCAGGGTCCTTCTCCGCCTGACGGGAGCAGGTCCGGGAGGCATCGAGGGGTTTGTGCTGCCTCCTCACAGCGTCCCTGCACCAAGGAGGGGTGGGGTCCAGCCAGACACCCCGTCTCCCCGTAATAAGGGGGCTCTGCGTCCCATGTGGGAGGGCCTTTGTAATCATCGAGGTTCACAGGGAGCTGGGGCCCCA
This genomic window contains:
- the LOC131495156 gene encoding lymphocyte antigen 6E-like, yielding MRPLLLFLLLAALCTDLARALHCHVCCGHKDCESLVECAPTDKYCVITQATNPGGILVMKSCSPVCPNSTMSSDGRTLSVSCCQGSQCNRNAAAGLAGSHGALWLSASVSLLWALLRAAC